One stretch of Pseudomonas fluorescens Q2-87 DNA includes these proteins:
- a CDS encoding crotonase/enoyl-CoA hydratase family protein, producing the protein MSQYQAFNVELADNVAHVQINRPEKINSMNAAFWSEIIEIFQWVDDTDAARVVVLSGAGKHFSSGIDLMMLADVANELGKDVGRNARLLRRKILQLQASFNAVDNCRKPVLAAVQGYCLGGAIDLISACDMRYAAQDAQFSIKEIDIGMAADVGTLQRLPRIIGDGMLRELAYTGRTFDADEARSIGLVNRVYSDTASLLDGVMGIAREIAAKSPIAVTGTKAMISYMRDHRIDDGLEYVATWNAAMLQSTDLRVAMAAHMSKQKPEFLD; encoded by the coding sequence ATGTCGCAATACCAAGCGTTCAACGTCGAACTTGCCGATAACGTTGCCCATGTGCAGATCAATCGTCCGGAAAAGATCAACTCGATGAACGCGGCGTTCTGGAGCGAAATCATCGAGATCTTCCAGTGGGTGGACGACACCGACGCCGCGCGGGTGGTGGTGCTCAGCGGTGCCGGCAAACATTTTTCCTCGGGGATCGACCTGATGATGCTGGCGGACGTGGCGAACGAGCTGGGCAAGGATGTAGGGCGAAATGCGCGCCTGTTGCGCCGCAAGATCCTGCAGTTGCAAGCCTCGTTCAACGCCGTCGACAATTGCCGCAAGCCGGTACTCGCCGCGGTCCAGGGCTACTGCCTGGGCGGCGCCATCGACCTGATTTCAGCCTGCGACATGCGCTACGCCGCCCAGGACGCGCAGTTCTCCATCAAGGAAATCGATATCGGCATGGCGGCCGACGTCGGCACGCTGCAACGCTTGCCCCGGATCATCGGGGACGGCATGCTGCGTGAACTCGCTTATACGGGGCGCACCTTCGATGCCGACGAAGCGCGCAGCATTGGCCTGGTCAATCGTGTCTACAGTGATACCGCCAGTTTGCTCGACGGTGTCATGGGTATCGCCCGGGAAATTGCCGCCAAATCGCCAATTGCCGTGACCGGCACCAAGGCGATGATCAGCTACATGCGCGATCACCGCATCGACGACGGGCTGGAGTACGTCGCCACGTGGAACGCTGCCATGCTGCAATCGACTGACCTGCGCGTGGCCATGGCCGCCCATATGAGCAAACAGAAACCCGAATTTCTGGATTGA
- the nudC gene encoding NAD(+) diphosphatase — MISRWTTAVLDTDFPGGWAVARSPEGFLFDDNGALFPRDWLKRQDLSILAEHGIGHLDGEPVYLLELHSSQDIPGCNWKGLRAFMLEDDHTLYKVLGYAAQIGTWAREHRFCGSCGKRMSQIPRERAMYCDACDLRHYPRISPSMIVLITRGDEVLLARSPRFVTGVYSTLAGFAEPGESAEDCLVREVREEVSIEVKNIQYMGSQCWPFPHSMMLGFHAEYAGGDIIPQEDEIEDAQWFNVHNLPPLPASRSIARYLIDLYVARRLGHAEPVLPG, encoded by the coding sequence ATGATTTCACGCTGGACCACCGCAGTACTCGATACCGATTTTCCCGGCGGCTGGGCCGTGGCCCGCAGCCCGGAAGGCTTTCTGTTCGATGATAACGGCGCGCTGTTTCCCCGCGACTGGCTCAAGCGACAGGACCTGTCGATCCTCGCCGAGCATGGCATCGGCCACCTGGACGGTGAGCCTGTCTATCTGTTGGAATTGCACAGCTCACAGGATATTCCCGGCTGCAACTGGAAAGGCTTGCGGGCATTCATGCTCGAGGACGACCACACGCTGTACAAAGTGCTGGGCTACGCGGCGCAGATCGGCACCTGGGCGCGGGAACATCGTTTCTGCGGCAGTTGCGGCAAGCGCATGAGCCAGATCCCGCGGGAGCGGGCGATGTATTGCGATGCCTGTGATTTGCGGCACTATCCGCGCATTTCACCGAGCATGATCGTGCTCATTACCCGCGGCGACGAAGTGCTGCTGGCCCGTTCGCCGCGTTTCGTCACCGGTGTCTACAGCACCCTGGCCGGGTTTGCCGAGCCAGGCGAGTCGGCCGAGGATTGCCTGGTTCGCGAGGTGCGCGAAGAAGTAAGCATTGAGGTAAAGAATATCCAGTACATGGGCAGCCAATGCTGGCCGTTCCCCCATTCGATGATGCTGGGCTTCCACGCCGAATATGCCGGTGGCGACATCATCCCTCAAGAAGATGAAATCGAGGACGCCCAGTGGTTCAACGTTCACAACCTGCCACCGCTGCCGGCCTCGCGATCCATCGCGCGTTACCTGATCGATCTCTACGTGGCGCGCCGCCTAGGCCACGCTGAACCAGTGCTGCCAGGCTAG
- a CDS encoding TSUP family transporter: MPFELSVDLTTLAILAIVAFIAGFIDAIAGGGGLLTTPALLTAGLPPHLVLGTNKLSSTFGSATASFTFYRRKLFHPRQWTHALVGTLVGALTGAVVAHYLPAEWLNKMLPVIVFACGLYLLFGGTPKAPLDSNAPISKKWQSPQGFSLGFYDGVAGPGTGAFWTVSSLLLYPIDLVKASGVARSMNFVSNIAALSVFIFSGQVDWIIGLSMGIAVMIGAFFGARTAISGGAKFIRPVFITVVLGLTVRLAWQHWFSVA; the protein is encoded by the coding sequence ATGCCTTTTGAACTCAGCGTTGACCTCACTACCCTCGCTATCCTCGCCATTGTCGCGTTCATTGCCGGCTTCATCGATGCCATTGCTGGCGGCGGTGGCCTGCTGACCACACCCGCGTTGCTCACCGCCGGGCTACCGCCCCATCTGGTCCTGGGCACCAACAAGCTCAGCTCGACCTTCGGTTCGGCCACGGCCAGTTTCACTTTCTACAGGCGCAAGCTGTTCCATCCCCGGCAGTGGACCCACGCCCTGGTCGGCACGCTCGTGGGTGCCTTGACCGGCGCCGTCGTGGCGCACTATCTGCCGGCCGAATGGCTGAACAAGATGCTGCCGGTGATCGTTTTCGCGTGCGGTCTCTACCTGTTGTTCGGCGGCACGCCCAAGGCGCCTCTGGACAGCAACGCGCCCATCAGCAAGAAGTGGCAATCGCCCCAAGGCTTCAGCCTGGGCTTTTATGACGGCGTGGCGGGCCCCGGGACGGGGGCGTTCTGGACGGTGAGCAGTTTGCTGCTCTACCCCATCGACCTGGTCAAGGCCAGTGGCGTAGCTCGCAGCATGAACTTCGTCAGCAACATCGCAGCGCTGTCGGTGTTCATCTTTTCCGGGCAGGTCGACTGGATCATCGGCCTGAGCATGGGCATTGCGGTGATGATCGGGGCGTTCTTCGGTGCTCGCACCGCCATCAGCGGCGGCGCGAAGTTCATCCGGCCGGTGTTCATCACCGTGGTGTTGGGCTTGACCGTGCGGCTAGCCTGGCAGCACTGGTTCAGCGTGGCCTAG
- a CDS encoding zinc-dependent alcohol dehydrogenase encodes MRALTWQGPNKLQVETVDDPSILNPRDAIVRVMLSSVCGSDLHLLGGYVPTMQAGDIIGHEFMGEVVETGSAITQFSKGDRVVTVSIIGCGQCEHCQRSDFSCCDNSNPNPSATDIAYGQPACGIIGYSHAFGGYAGSHATYIRVPFADVNLFAIPEGVSDEQAVFVSDAVPTGYFAADNADIQRGDTVAVWGCGGVGLMAISSAYLLGAERVIAIDRFPERLRLAEEKAGAIALNYETCDVHAALLELTGGRGPDRCIDCVGMEAHGTEIDYFYDKTKQMMRLHTERGTVLRQSIRACRKGGTVSVVGVYGGLLDKFPMGAIVNKSLTLRSGQQPGQRYVKRLFEHIQKGELDPSYLLTHPMGLEQSVEGYAMFKDKSHSCLRAVFRPE; translated from the coding sequence ATGCGTGCATTGACCTGGCAAGGCCCCAATAAACTCCAAGTCGAGACAGTCGATGATCCGTCCATTCTCAATCCCCGTGACGCCATCGTACGGGTGATGTTGTCGTCCGTGTGCGGTTCGGACCTGCATTTGCTGGGCGGTTACGTGCCGACCATGCAAGCGGGCGACATCATTGGCCATGAATTCATGGGCGAAGTGGTGGAGACCGGCTCGGCCATCACCCAGTTCAGCAAAGGCGACCGGGTTGTCACCGTGTCGATCATCGGCTGCGGCCAGTGCGAACACTGCCAGCGCTCGGACTTTTCCTGCTGCGACAACTCCAACCCCAACCCCAGCGCAACAGACATTGCCTACGGCCAACCGGCCTGCGGCATCATCGGCTACAGCCATGCGTTCGGCGGTTACGCCGGCAGCCATGCCACTTATATTCGCGTGCCGTTTGCCGACGTGAACCTGTTCGCCATTCCCGAGGGCGTCAGTGATGAGCAAGCGGTGTTCGTCTCCGACGCGGTCCCCACCGGTTATTTCGCTGCCGACAACGCCGACATCCAACGCGGCGACACCGTGGCGGTCTGGGGCTGCGGTGGCGTTGGCCTGATGGCGATTTCCAGCGCTTACCTGCTGGGGGCCGAGCGAGTGATTGCCATCGACCGCTTCCCCGAGCGCTTGCGCCTGGCTGAGGAGAAGGCCGGCGCCATCGCCCTCAATTACGAAACCTGCGACGTGCATGCCGCCTTGCTGGAGCTGACCGGCGGCCGTGGCCCGGATCGTTGTATCGATTGCGTGGGCATGGAAGCTCATGGCACCGAGATCGACTATTTCTATGACAAGACCAAGCAGATGATGCGTTTGCACACTGAACGCGGCACGGTGCTGCGCCAGTCGATCCGAGCCTGCCGCAAGGGCGGCACCGTATCGGTGGTCGGCGTGTATGGCGGTTTGCTGGACAAGTTTCCGATGGGCGCAATCGTCAACAAATCCCTGACCTTGCGCTCCGGCCAGCAACCGGGGCAGCGCTACGTGAAGCGTTTGTTCGAGCACATCCAGAAGGGCGAGCTGGACCCTTCCTATTTGCTGACCCACCCGATGGGGCTGGAGCAGTCGGTGGAAGGTTATGCGATGTTCAAGGACAAGTCGCACAGCTGTTTGCGGGCGGTGTTCAGGCCGGAGTGA
- a CDS encoding DUF2892 domain-containing protein, whose translation MTERPQLVASRAAVPTPSHPNLGTPERVVSLLAGTLLIANGLREGGLKGWPQVMLGVCAAWRGYSGTCRVKRALTHTPFEQAFEQDRDWNGSKVISRSITIGKPREEVFAFCSNPGNLGALVPWVDEIEQTSERTYRWVAHGPMDKTLECDIEQDDPKDGRKLHWIAAPDSRFKHDIQMHFSDAPTGRGTQIKAIVACQTSLGSAGYALAAAISKFSDKALLNLLRSIKQQLELGEVTTNRMRAQDTKDFLFVHPATNATQAPTSPASTTPITGGTA comes from the coding sequence ATGACTGAACGACCCCAACTGGTTGCGAGCCGGGCCGCCGTACCGACCCCTTCGCACCCCAACCTAGGAACACCGGAGCGCGTCGTGTCGTTGCTGGCCGGCACGCTGTTGATCGCCAACGGGCTGCGCGAGGGCGGGCTCAAAGGGTGGCCGCAAGTGATGCTTGGCGTCTGTGCCGCCTGGCGCGGTTACTCAGGTACGTGCAGGGTCAAGCGTGCGCTGACACATACTCCTTTCGAGCAAGCCTTCGAACAGGACCGGGACTGGAACGGTAGCAAGGTAATTTCCCGCAGCATCACGATCGGCAAGCCCAGGGAGGAAGTCTTCGCGTTCTGCAGCAACCCGGGCAATCTCGGGGCGCTGGTGCCTTGGGTGGATGAGATTGAACAGACCAGCGAGCGCACCTACCGCTGGGTCGCCCACGGCCCGATGGACAAGACCTTGGAATGCGACATCGAACAGGACGACCCCAAGGATGGCCGGAAGCTGCACTGGATCGCCGCCCCGGATTCGCGTTTCAAACATGACATCCAGATGCATTTCAGCGACGCGCCGACGGGCCGAGGCACGCAGATCAAGGCCATCGTTGCTTGCCAGACCTCCCTGGGTTCCGCCGGTTACGCCCTGGCTGCCGCCATCTCGAAGTTCTCGGACAAAGCCTTGTTGAATCTGCTTCGCAGCATCAAGCAGCAACTGGAGCTCGGCGAGGTGACCACTAACCGAATGCGCGCCCAGGACACGAAGGATTTCCTGTTCGTGCATCCGGCCACGAATGCCACCCAAGCGCCGACCAGCCCCGCTTCCACCACACCTATCACTGGAGGAACAGCCTGA
- a CDS encoding NUDIX hydrolase, whose protein sequence is MKIRATVICEDNRHVLLVRKANSRWALPGGAVERGETHAGAAVRELAEETGLSVENLLYLMRINEGETEHHVFEASVRDSKSATPQNEISDCLWHPLDAIAQLQMKRGTREILEAFRRRL, encoded by the coding sequence ATGAAGATACGAGCGACGGTCATTTGCGAAGATAATCGCCACGTCTTGCTGGTCCGCAAGGCCAACAGCCGCTGGGCATTGCCAGGGGGCGCGGTCGAACGCGGCGAAACCCACGCGGGCGCTGCGGTGAGGGAGCTGGCAGAAGAAACCGGCCTGAGCGTCGAAAACCTGCTCTACCTCATGCGAATCAACGAGGGTGAAACCGAACACCATGTATTCGAAGCCTCGGTTCGCGATTCAAAGTCGGCCACGCCACAGAATGAAATCAGCGATTGCCTTTGGCACCCATTGGATGCCATCGCCCAGCTGCAAATGAAAAGAGGCACGCGGGAAATTCTCGAAGCGTTTCGCCGGCGGTTGTAG
- a CDS encoding PLD nuclease N-terminal domain-containing protein: MSELASYFWIAVAVILLLLDLWVILSVFRSEKSAGTKAGWALLVIILPVLGLVIWGVAGPRGVKQGPSSPEHSKG, encoded by the coding sequence ATGTCTGAATTAGCCAGTTATTTCTGGATCGCCGTTGCGGTGATTCTGCTGCTCCTGGATCTGTGGGTGATCCTCAGTGTGTTTCGAAGCGAAAAGTCCGCCGGGACCAAGGCCGGCTGGGCGCTGCTGGTGATCATACTGCCGGTGTTGGGGCTGGTCATATGGGGCGTCGCCGGGCCACGCGGCGTCAAGCAAGGCCCATCGTCGCCGGAGCACAGCAAAGGCTAG
- a CDS encoding DUF6555 family protein: MGGPSLYIIDYMLHGEPKSFIIRAEVMNNSEAWHWASCDAGVGRIPKFGREKVKRVSKPMAEKYGITDVRWRASVAPSWIKESG; this comes from the coding sequence ATGGGCGGGCCATCGCTTTACATCATCGACTACATGCTCCATGGCGAGCCCAAGTCATTCATCATCCGTGCCGAGGTGATGAACAACTCAGAGGCCTGGCATTGGGCCAGTTGCGACGCGGGTGTCGGGCGCATTCCCAAATTCGGGCGAGAAAAGGTCAAGCGGGTTTCAAAACCCATGGCAGAGAAATACGGCATCACCGACGTGCGCTGGCGAGCCAGTGTCGCGCCGTCCTGGATAAAGGAGTCCGGCTGA
- a CDS encoding polysaccharide deacetylase family protein, which translates to MKNIARTLLCAAFAIGLSGCIGPPIELTPQTEQQLRAQPPIRFLLTFDDGPSASSFWNPSLAVLDALADNPVQPGIKAVFFVQTRAIRAGDSDIGRSVMHREQREGHLLGFHTATYWHTNHRFLSPEQLEQSLVDGGADIASIAGVAPNLVRPPFWSYDKRTFAAYQQHGLHVLLTDLSANDGKIWGITASPRRRINLIRQLSEVRERIAAGQLPVVDGVIPVVVTFHDLNRYTARHACEYLQILLEAARVTGVKTDARPFYDDHQALERAALARTVRDTSQPVHLPGLWDWLWDSDSH; encoded by the coding sequence ATGAAAAACATCGCCAGGACGCTGCTTTGTGCGGCCTTCGCCATCGGTCTGTCGGGATGCATCGGCCCACCCATCGAACTGACCCCGCAAACCGAGCAGCAACTGCGTGCACAACCCCCGATCCGTTTCCTCCTGACATTCGATGACGGCCCCAGTGCGTCGTCGTTCTGGAACCCGAGCCTGGCCGTGCTGGACGCGCTGGCGGACAATCCTGTGCAGCCCGGGATCAAGGCGGTTTTTTTTGTGCAGACCCGGGCGATCAGAGCCGGTGACAGCGATATCGGGCGTTCGGTGATGCACCGCGAGCAGCGCGAAGGCCACCTGTTGGGCTTTCACACGGCAACCTATTGGCACACCAATCATCGATTCCTCAGCCCCGAGCAGCTCGAGCAATCGCTTGTCGATGGCGGCGCCGATATCGCCAGCATCGCCGGTGTGGCGCCCAATCTGGTGAGGCCGCCGTTCTGGAGCTACGACAAGCGCACGTTCGCCGCCTACCAGCAGCATGGCTTGCACGTATTGCTGACCGACCTGAGCGCCAACGATGGGAAAATCTGGGGTATCACCGCCAGCCCGCGGCGGCGAATCAACCTGATACGCCAGCTCTCGGAGGTGCGCGAGCGCATTGCCGCAGGGCAGCTGCCTGTGGTGGATGGCGTGATCCCGGTGGTGGTCACCTTTCATGACCTCAATCGCTATACCGCCCGGCATGCCTGCGAATACCTTCAGATCCTGCTCGAGGCGGCTCGCGTCACCGGCGTCAAGACCGACGCCAGACCCTTTTATGACGACCATCAGGCCTTGGAGCGGGCAGCGCTGGCGCGCACGGTCAGGGACACGTCCCAGCCGGTGCACTTGCCTGGGCTGTGGGACTGGCTATGGGATTCCGACTCCCATTGA
- a CDS encoding DAHL domain-containing protein, translating to MTTLIRKYKWPALLAAALMVFCALIFFLIKSYTYDTSTYFESRDFIRQLKQSDANWNVKILRKKIDVSNNLSLAPPPEANSRWEQLERLNNSGPLAALWASRRQGYVEAVRNKTLLVDQFQQHNAHLREALDALPLVEDEIQALLNEINIPTPAERLSAANTIVELSLATLEYTLYVTPAKAQEVQRLLNELGPNIDRLPADRQPPFLTLAQHVKSIVEEQPIVNDLLDRINVIPVAQELDSINELLNETQRRTAATDRQYHLYLAVCASLMAILMIYLAVRLVRSYSVINHINHELQLSNERLEERVQERTRELKEAERELLDAARMAGMAEIATNVLHNVGNVLNSVNISAELVTRKLRSSKTAGLGKAVKMMNEHADDLGQFITVDEKGKLLPRYFNELVDSIAAEQTMLIEELAQLTKSIDHIKEIVTTQQTYAGAARLIEPLKVNDLFEDALRMNSDALSRHHVTVIKEYQDVPTILGDKHRLLLILINLISNAKFAMSHVSEPREMTLGIQILEPTTLCLTVKDRGEGIAPENLARIFNHGFTTRKDGHGFGLHSCALAAVEMNGRLHVHSDGPGSGALFTLEIPLELANR from the coding sequence GTGACCACCCTTATAAGAAAGTATAAATGGCCCGCGTTGCTGGCCGCCGCGCTGATGGTTTTCTGCGCGTTGATCTTCTTCTTGATCAAGTCCTATACGTACGATACATCGACCTACTTCGAATCCCGCGACTTCATTCGCCAACTGAAACAGTCCGACGCGAACTGGAACGTCAAGATCCTCAGGAAAAAGATCGACGTCAGCAACAACCTGTCGCTGGCCCCACCGCCGGAAGCGAACAGCCGTTGGGAGCAACTGGAACGACTCAACAATTCGGGTCCCCTTGCGGCCCTCTGGGCTTCAAGGCGCCAGGGTTATGTGGAAGCGGTCCGGAACAAGACCTTACTGGTCGACCAGTTCCAGCAACACAATGCCCATCTACGCGAAGCCCTGGATGCGCTCCCGCTCGTCGAGGACGAGATCCAGGCACTGCTCAACGAAATCAACATCCCAACCCCTGCCGAACGCCTGAGCGCGGCCAACACCATTGTTGAGTTGTCACTGGCGACGCTGGAGTACACGCTTTACGTCACCCCGGCAAAAGCCCAGGAGGTGCAGCGCCTGTTGAACGAACTGGGCCCAAACATCGACCGGTTGCCCGCCGACCGCCAGCCGCCTTTCCTCACCCTGGCCCAGCACGTCAAATCCATTGTCGAAGAACAACCGATCGTCAACGACCTGCTTGACCGCATCAATGTCATTCCGGTTGCCCAGGAATTGGACAGCATCAATGAGTTGTTGAACGAGACCCAGCGCAGGACCGCCGCTACGGATCGCCAATATCATCTCTACCTGGCCGTGTGCGCCAGCCTGATGGCGATCCTGATGATCTACCTGGCTGTGCGGCTGGTCCGCAGCTATTCGGTCATCAACCACATCAACCACGAGCTGCAACTCTCCAACGAACGGCTCGAGGAACGCGTGCAGGAGCGCACGCGCGAACTCAAGGAAGCCGAGCGTGAGCTCTTGGATGCCGCGCGAATGGCCGGCATGGCCGAGATCGCCACGAATGTGCTGCACAACGTCGGAAATGTCCTTAACAGCGTGAATATTTCAGCGGAGCTCGTCACCCGCAAGTTACGCAGCAGCAAGACCGCCGGGCTCGGAAAAGCGGTAAAAATGATGAATGAGCATGCTGACGATCTCGGCCAATTCATCACCGTGGATGAAAAGGGCAAGCTGCTGCCGCGTTATTTCAATGAGTTGGTCGACTCCATCGCCGCCGAGCAAACGATGCTTATCGAAGAACTGGCGCAACTGACCAAGAGCATCGACCACATCAAGGAAATCGTCACCACTCAACAAACCTATGCGGGGGCCGCCAGGCTGATCGAACCGCTCAAGGTCAACGATCTGTTCGAAGATGCGCTACGGATGAATTCGGATGCGCTAAGCCGGCATCACGTCACCGTCATCAAGGAATATCAGGACGTCCCCACGATCCTGGGAGACAAGCATCGGTTGTTGCTGATCCTGATCAACCTCATCAGCAACGCCAAGTTCGCCATGTCCCATGTCAGCGAGCCCCGCGAAATGACCCTCGGGATACAGATCCTCGAACCAACGACGTTGTGCCTCACCGTCAAGGACCGAGGCGAAGGCATCGCTCCAGAGAACCTCGCCCGCATCTTCAACCACGGGTTCACGACCCGCAAGGACGGCCATGGGTTTGGCTTGCACAGCTGCGCGCTGGCCGCGGTTGAGATGAATGGCCGCCTTCACGTACACAGCGACGGACCCGGTAGTGGTGCGCTGTTTACTTTGGAAATACCGCTGGAGTTGGCCAATCGCTGA
- a CDS encoding SPFH domain-containing protein, giving the protein MTSKTIGSVAAAILGIVLLCVFFGSWYTVDETERGVLLRNGALVGVVEPGLSFKTPFIESVRLISTQSQVTSYEDLQAYSKDQQSAQLKVSVSWHIAPSDVAKVYTQFKDIEGIRDRMISRQVPTQVENVFGKFNAVAAVQNRVQLVNDISAAIKATITGPVIIDSVQVENIDFSDAYEKAIEARMAAEVQVKTREQQLATEQVQAQIRVTQAQAEADSQVAQAKADALATELRGKAEAEAIKARAQALASNQNLVELTKAERWNGVLPTTVLPNGTLPFIDIK; this is encoded by the coding sequence GTGACCAGCAAAACCATTGGCTCTGTTGCTGCGGCGATCCTCGGCATTGTTCTCTTATGCGTGTTCTTTGGCAGTTGGTACACGGTCGACGAAACCGAGCGTGGCGTGCTGCTGCGCAACGGCGCACTGGTCGGGGTGGTTGAACCTGGCCTCTCGTTCAAGACGCCTTTCATCGAGTCGGTGCGCTTGATCAGCACCCAGAGCCAGGTCACGTCCTACGAGGATCTGCAGGCCTACAGCAAGGACCAGCAGTCTGCCCAGCTCAAGGTGTCGGTGTCCTGGCACATCGCGCCTTCCGACGTCGCCAAGGTCTACACCCAATTCAAGGATATCGAAGGTATCCGTGACCGGATGATCAGCCGCCAGGTACCTACGCAGGTTGAAAACGTGTTCGGCAAGTTCAACGCTGTGGCCGCCGTGCAGAACCGTGTCCAACTGGTCAATGATATTTCCGCGGCCATCAAGGCGACCATTACCGGCCCGGTGATCATCGACAGTGTCCAGGTCGAGAACATCGACTTCAGTGACGCCTACGAGAAAGCCATCGAAGCGCGCATGGCTGCGGAAGTCCAGGTCAAGACCCGCGAACAGCAACTCGCCACCGAGCAGGTCCAGGCGCAGATCCGAGTGACCCAGGCCCAGGCGGAGGCCGATTCACAAGTGGCCCAGGCCAAGGCAGATGCATTGGCCACCGAGTTGCGAGGCAAAGCCGAAGCCGAGGCCATCAAGGCGCGCGCGCAGGCCTTGGCCAGCAACCAGAACCTGGTGGAACTGACCAAGGCCGAACGCTGGAATGGCGTCTTGCCAACCACCGTACTGCCGAACGGCACCCTGCCCTTCATCGATATCAAGTAA
- a CDS encoding Bax inhibitor-1/YccA family protein, whose translation MREQDYAVNNSVQAEQLEVSRVLRNTYGLLALTLAFSGVMAYVAQQMRVGYPNVFVVLIGFYGLFFLTNKLRDSAWGLVSAFALTGFMGFLLGPILNRYLQMQGGAEVVSSAFAMTALVFGGLSAYVLITRKDMSFLGGFITAGFFVLMGAVLASFFFQISGLQLAISAGFVLFSSVCILYQTSAIIHGGERNYIMATISLYVSIYNLFVSLLQLFGLMGRDD comes from the coding sequence ATGCGCGAACAGGATTACGCAGTGAACAACAGCGTGCAGGCTGAGCAGCTAGAGGTTAGCCGCGTCCTGCGCAACACTTATGGCCTGCTGGCACTCACGCTCGCTTTCAGCGGTGTGATGGCCTACGTCGCACAACAAATGCGGGTCGGTTATCCGAACGTCTTTGTGGTGCTGATCGGTTTCTACGGCCTTTTCTTCCTCACCAACAAACTCCGTGACTCGGCCTGGGGCCTGGTATCGGCTTTCGCCCTGACCGGTTTCATGGGTTTCCTGCTCGGCCCGATCCTCAATCGCTACCTGCAAATGCAGGGCGGTGCCGAAGTGGTCAGCTCGGCCTTTGCGATGACCGCATTGGTGTTCGGTGGTTTGTCGGCCTACGTGCTGATTACTCGCAAGGACATGAGCTTCCTCGGCGGCTTCATTACCGCGGGCTTCTTTGTACTGATGGGTGCGGTCCTGGCGAGCTTCTTCTTCCAGATCAGCGGCCTGCAACTGGCGATCAGCGCCGGTTTCGTGCTGTTCTCGTCGGTCTGCATCCTGTATCAGACCAGCGCGATCATCCATGGCGGCGAGCGCAACTACATCATGGCGACCATTAGCCTGTATGTATCGATCTACAACCTGTTCGTCAGCCTGCTGCAGCTGTTCGGCCTGATGGGTCGCGACGACTGA
- a CDS encoding Lrp/AsnC family transcriptional regulator, with protein MTDDIDQILISALMEDSRRSLKALANLSGLSSPSVAERLRRLEERGVLRGYTVEVDPKCFGYQLQAIVRIRPLPGQLQAVERQIQAIAEFTECDKVTGDDCFIARLHVRSMEQLDTLLDKLNVHAETNTAIVKKTPVKRRLPPMA; from the coding sequence ATGACTGACGATATTGACCAGATCCTTATCAGCGCTTTGATGGAGGACTCCCGACGCTCGCTCAAGGCCCTGGCGAACCTGAGCGGCTTGTCGTCACCCAGCGTTGCCGAACGCCTTCGGCGTCTCGAGGAACGTGGCGTGCTCAGGGGATATACCGTTGAGGTGGACCCCAAGTGCTTCGGCTATCAATTGCAGGCGATTGTGCGTATCCGTCCGCTACCGGGGCAGTTGCAGGCAGTGGAACGGCAGATACAGGCCATTGCCGAATTCACCGAGTGCGACAAGGTGACCGGCGACGATTGCTTCATCGCTCGGTTGCACGTTCGCTCGATGGAACAGCTGGACACCTTGCTGGACAAGCTAAATGTCCACGCCGAGACCAATACGGCCATCGTCAAGAAGACGCCGGTCAAGCGGCGATTGCCACCGATGGCGTAG